The following coding sequences are from one Electrophorus electricus isolate fEleEle1 chromosome 22, fEleEle1.pri, whole genome shotgun sequence window:
- the nars1 gene encoding asparagine--tRNA ligase, cytoplasmic, with the protein MADEVIQITHNMSLREVYVSDKHGSDESGDGTEHKPFKTPLKALLFAGKEPWPTIYVDAQKDGERWAVISKTQMKNTKKLFHRGQQKTDAKDMKEAEDAERREKNLEDAKKIVIENNPSLPDPQTAKIYQLEALRGKRVKVFGWVHRLRRQGKNLLFIVLRDGTGFLQCVLTDNLCQCYNGLVLSTESTVALYGTIKTVPKGKQAPGGHELHCDFWELIGLAPAGGADNLVNEESDVDVQLNNRHMMIRGENVSKILRVRSTLTQCFRDHFFSRGYYEITPPTLVQTQVEGGSTLFSLNYFGEQAYLTQSSQLYLETCIPALGDTFCIAQSYRAEQSRTRRHLSEYTHIEAECPFMTFEDLLSRLEDLVCDVVDRVLKSPIAPLLYDLNPNFKPPTRPFKRMNYTEAIDWLKEHDVRKDDGTHYEFGEDIPEAPERLMTDTINETILLCRFPAEIKSFYMQRCPDDRRLTESVDVLMPNVGEIVGGSMRIWDAEELLEGYKREGIDPTPYYWYTDQRKYGTCPHGGYGLGLERFLTWLLNRNHIRDVCLYPRFIQRCRP; encoded by the exons ATGGCCGACGAAGTCATCCAAATCACGCACAACATGTCTCTGA GGGAGGTGTACGTGTCTGATAAACATGGCAGTGATGAGAGCGGAGATGGGACGGAACACAAGCCGTTCAAAACTCCCTTAAAG GCTCTGCTGTTTGCTGGTAAAGAACCATGGCCAACTATCTACGTGGATGCCCAGAAAGATGGAGAG CGGTGGGCTGTGATCTCCAAAACCCAGATGAAGAATACGAAAAAGCTCTTCCACAGGGGGCAGCAGAAGACTGATGCTAAAGACATGAAGGAG GCAGAAgatgcagagaggagagagaagaatcTGGAGGATGCCAAGAAGATTGTTATTGAGAACAACCCCAGCCTACCAGATCCCCAGACT GCTAAGATCTACCAGCTGGAGGCTCTTCGGGGgaagagagtgaaggtgtttgGTTGGGTCCACAGGTTACGGCGCCAAG ggaaGAACCTCCTGTTCATCGTGTTGAGAGATGGAACTGGTTTCCTACAGTGTGTCCTCACTGATAATCTG TGTCAGTGCTATAATGGACTGGTGCTGTCCACAGAGAGTACAGTGGCTCTGTATGGGACCATCAAGACAGTCCCCAAGGGGAAGCAG GCACCTGGAGGGCATGAGCTGCACTGTGATTTCTGGGAGCTGATCGGCCTggctccagcagggggcgctgacAACCTGGTGAACGAGGAGTCTGACGTGGACGTGCAGCTGAACAACAGGCACATGATGATCCGTGGCGAGAACGTCTCCAAGATCCTGCGTGTGCGCTCCACCCTGACGCAGTGCTTCAGGGATCACTTCTTCAGCCGTGGCTACTATGAG ATCACCCCGCCCACGCTGGTGCAGACACAGGTGGAGGGCGGCTCCACCCTCTTCAGCCTGAACTACTTTGGTGAGCAGGCGTACCTGACCCAGTCGTCCCAGCTCTACCTGGAGACCTGCATCCCCGCACTTGGAGACACCTTTTGTATCGCCCAGTCGTACCGCGCAGAGCAGTCCCGCACACGCAGACACCTGTCAGA gtacacacacatcgAGGCGGAGTGCCCCTTCATGACCTTTGAGGACCTGCTGTCCAGGCTCGAGGACCTGGTGTGTGACGTGGTGGACCGCGTTCTCAAATCCCCCATCGCCCCCCTGCTCTACGACCTCAACCCC AACTTCAAGCCCCCGACGAGGCCGTTTAAGAGGATGAACTACACGGAGGCCATCGACTGGCTGAAGGAACACGACGTCCGGAAGGACGATGGAACCCACTATGAGTTTGGGGAG GATATCCCAGAAGCCCCTGAGAGGCTGATGACGGACACCATTAACGAGACCATCCTGTTGTGCCGTTTCCCCGCTGAGATCAAGTCCTTCTACATGCAGCGTTGCCCTGACGACCGCCGCCTCACCGAGTCG gttgATGTGCTGATGCCCAATGTTGGGGAGATCGTGGGGGGCTCCATGCGTATCTGGGATGCTGAGGAGCTCCTGGAGGGTTACAAGAGAGAAGGCATTGACCCCACCCCCTACTACTGGTACACTGACcag AGGAAGTATGGGACGTGTCCACATGGAGGTTATGGTCTGGGTCTGGAGCGTTTCCTCACCTGGCTACTCAACCGTAACCACATCCGTGATGTGTGCCTCTACCCACGCTTTATCCAGCGCTGCAgaccctga